A single region of the Cytophagales bacterium genome encodes:
- a CDS encoding efflux RND transporter periplasmic adaptor subunit yields the protein MKKSIICKTTGSLSLIAVPLIAGWLSGCSSDEKTANQTTGDGSKIQNVEVTHPGYRSFVAEILITGTAEPNREVFLHAMESGYVKAVYKDIGDAVQKGEVIAELNNPELYRQRQQLQAEVESKQSVYERLQSIYEKTPSITPLQVLEDAKAEYLSMKAKLDAANDRISFLRVKAPFSGIITQRFVDEGAMVQSGLTEDNPQKIVEIQEISPIRLSIPLPGADAGAIGKGMDVVVTFPELPGESFTAKVSRTANSLDRKSKTMRVEIDIPNADGEIKPGMYAKVLLQINSRDSVLSLPVTAQVIFQNQPFVMVVVDGKVERVPLRKGLSNKDYFEVLNLEVSPHAQVIVQGKGLVKPGQHVKPVNKTE from the coding sequence ATGAAAAAATCTATTATATGTAAAACAACGGGCAGTTTGTCCCTCATTGCTGTCCCGCTGATAGCGGGATGGCTATCGGGTTGCAGCAGCGATGAAAAAACAGCGAATCAAACCACGGGGGATGGTTCGAAAATACAGAATGTTGAAGTAACGCATCCCGGTTATCGTTCATTTGTTGCTGAAATATTGATAACCGGAACGGCAGAGCCAAACCGTGAGGTATTTCTGCACGCTATGGAAAGCGGTTACGTGAAAGCCGTTTACAAAGACATAGGCGATGCGGTGCAGAAAGGTGAAGTTATAGCCGAATTGAACAACCCTGAACTTTACCGACAACGGCAGCAGTTACAGGCAGAAGTAGAAAGCAAACAATCTGTTTACGAACGATTGCAATCTATTTATGAAAAAACCCCTTCAATTACTCCGCTGCAAGTGCTCGAAGATGCAAAGGCAGAATACCTTTCGATGAAAGCAAAATTGGATGCCGCTAATGACCGCATCAGCTTTTTGCGCGTTAAAGCCCCTTTTTCGGGTATTATCACGCAGCGGTTTGTAGATGAAGGGGCAATGGTGCAAAGCGGTTTAACGGAGGACAATCCACAAAAAATTGTAGAGATCCAGGAAATCAGTCCCATCCGTTTGAGTATCCCTTTACCGGGAGCTGATGCAGGAGCGATTGGCAAGGGCATGGATGTGGTTGTAACGTTTCCTGAGCTGCCGGGCGAATCGTTCACCGCAAAGGTGAGCCGCACGGCCAATTCACTGGACAGGAAATCCAAAACCATGCGGGTTGAAATTGACATTCCAAATGCTGATGGTGAAATAAAGCCGGGCATGTATGCCAAAGTCCTGCTGCAAATAAATAGCAGGGACAGCGTGCTTTCCCTTCCTGTAACTGCACAGGTGATTTTTCAAAACCAACCATTCGTAATGGTTGTAGTGGATGGAAAAGTAGAAAGGGTGCCATTACGAAAAGGGCTTTCCAACAAGGACTATTTTGAAGTGCTGAATTTGGAAGTGTCGCCACACGCACAGGTAATTGTACAGGGAAAAGGTTTGGTAAAACCAGGGCAGCATGTTAAACCCGTAAATAAAACCGAATAA
- a CDS encoding efflux RND transporter permease subunit has translation MIKLSFRNPYLVLVLATVVVVLAGVLVPRMPVDILPQFKKSAMQILTLYPGMPAEVVEKDITSRMERWTGQSPGIEKQISKSIMGVSMVTNFYGEDVDPAEAMANTSSYAMSDMYYQPPGTLPPMVQPFDPTASKPLMLLTVSSEVKSGKELYDIAYYNLRQMLSGIPGIVAPAAYGGTLRRIHIYVDPVKLEALGLSQTQVNDAIQKNTTMIPSGIAEIGMINYAIDAKGMIVDVKDFNDIVITYKNGKPIYVKDVGYADDASVIQTNIARVDGKAQVYLPIFKRPGANTIASVEGVKKAIPGLKERMPDDVQLNVIFDQSSFVRNAISGLTRAGLGGLLLVIIVLVLFLGNFRSAFIVSISLPLSVLFAFVVLSFTGQAINSITLGGIVLVLGLLVDNSIVVLENIDRHLKMGKSAWQGAMDAALEVATPVLASTLVIIVVFFPVMFLTGMAKFLFSPLAITVAGAMVGSYIFSLTLVPLAAAYLFRNVLPKEGDAPKRNALGFFQRFIDRLRNRYERSLMKALDHKWKVLGGIAALFIFSLFLMKNLGYELFPQSDVGQMEILVRMETGTPLNKAEQTIAEMEQVVRDELGADLHQLISNIGIFYDLPAAYTPNSGTQDAFIGVQLKEGHAVSTFEYASRLREKMHEKFPGIEVSFNTGGLITAALNEGKPAPVDVQIIGNDLKVLRQIAERLQDTIAAIPATRDVRILQRIDQPTKDIDIDRIKAAELGVEPVDAIKNIVSALNSSATFDKAFWIDERNGNHYYVGVTYPEYLINDEHVLSNVTASSKTHDKPVPFRNFSKISESTNPVEINHYNLQRAFNVYASVEGTDIGAVSDEIQRRIDAMEFPRGYKVNFSGEVATMKSSFADLGLGLGLAVILAFLIIMPLFRSFRQPLIIIMAFPLGIIGVALLMWATNTYLNIQSLMGIIMMVGIAVSYGNILIDRINTLFKEGKAKIEAIVSGATDRFRPVLMTAGTTIFGLLPTAMATSAGSESNVPLAIAVIGGTFMATLLTLYIIPILYLLIAKTKNN, from the coding sequence ATGATCAAACTTTCTTTTCGGAACCCGTACCTGGTACTGGTGCTTGCTACTGTGGTGGTGGTACTGGCAGGGGTGCTGGTTCCAAGGATGCCGGTGGACATCCTTCCACAATTCAAAAAATCCGCTATGCAAATACTTACCCTTTATCCTGGCATGCCTGCGGAGGTGGTGGAAAAAGACATCACAAGCCGTATGGAGCGGTGGACAGGGCAATCGCCCGGTATTGAGAAACAGATCTCGAAAAGCATTATGGGGGTAAGTATGGTTACCAACTTCTACGGGGAGGATGTTGACCCTGCCGAAGCGATGGCGAACACTTCCTCTTATGCGATGAGCGACATGTATTACCAGCCGCCCGGTACGCTGCCGCCAATGGTGCAGCCGTTTGACCCAACGGCAAGCAAGCCGTTGATGTTGTTAACGGTAAGCAGTGAGGTAAAAAGCGGTAAGGAGCTCTATGATATTGCCTATTACAACCTGCGCCAAATGCTCAGTGGCATACCCGGCATTGTGGCTCCGGCTGCTTATGGTGGTACGTTAAGGAGGATTCATATATACGTTGACCCTGTTAAGCTGGAAGCGTTAGGGCTTTCCCAAACTCAGGTAAACGATGCCATTCAGAAGAACACTACGATGATTCCGTCAGGTATTGCTGAGATTGGCATGATAAACTACGCCATAGACGCCAAGGGGATGATTGTAGATGTGAAGGACTTTAACGACATTGTAATCACCTATAAAAACGGTAAACCCATCTATGTTAAAGATGTGGGATATGCTGATGATGCCAGTGTGATCCAAACTAACATTGCCCGTGTGGATGGGAAAGCACAAGTTTATTTGCCGATTTTCAAAAGACCAGGCGCTAATACGATTGCTTCGGTTGAAGGGGTTAAAAAGGCTATCCCGGGTTTGAAAGAAAGAATGCCTGATGATGTGCAACTGAATGTGATTTTTGACCAAAGTTCATTTGTTCGAAATGCCATATCAGGATTGACAAGAGCAGGACTTGGCGGGCTGTTGCTGGTTATAATAGTGCTTGTTCTGTTTCTTGGCAATTTCCGTTCGGCATTTATCGTTTCCATCAGCTTACCGCTTTCCGTGCTTTTTGCTTTTGTGGTGCTTTCCTTTACCGGACAAGCGATCAATAGCATTACGTTAGGCGGCATTGTACTGGTGCTTGGGCTGTTGGTGGACAATTCCATAGTGGTATTAGAGAACATTGACCGCCATTTGAAGATGGGCAAAAGCGCATGGCAGGGCGCTATGGATGCTGCATTGGAAGTAGCTACACCTGTATTGGCTTCAACATTGGTTATCATAGTAGTGTTTTTTCCGGTAATGTTCCTTACGGGAATGGCGAAATTCCTTTTCTCACCGCTTGCCATTACAGTGGCGGGTGCGATGGTCGGCTCATACATTTTTTCGCTGACCCTTGTGCCACTGGCTGCAGCTTACCTTTTTCGCAACGTGTTGCCCAAAGAGGGTGATGCGCCAAAACGAAACGCGCTCGGCTTTTTCCAGCGATTCATTGACCGCTTGCGCAACCGCTACGAACGCAGTTTGATGAAAGCCCTGGATCACAAGTGGAAGGTATTAGGTGGTATTGCAGCGTTGTTCATTTTTTCCCTATTCCTGATGAAGAACCTGGGCTATGAGTTATTCCCACAATCGGATGTGGGGCAAATGGAAATACTGGTACGCATGGAGACAGGAACACCTCTGAATAAGGCAGAACAAACAATTGCAGAAATGGAACAGGTGGTGCGGGATGAATTGGGGGCTGACCTGCACCAGCTAATTTCCAACATTGGCATTTTCTATGACCTGCCTGCTGCCTATACGCCTAATTCCGGCACACAGGACGCTTTTATCGGTGTTCAGTTGAAAGAGGGCCATGCGGTCAGCACGTTTGAGTATGCTTCCCGGTTGAGGGAAAAAATGCATGAAAAATTTCCGGGTATAGAAGTCAGCTTTAACACGGGCGGCTTGATTACCGCTGCACTCAACGAGGGCAAGCCCGCTCCGGTAGATGTACAGATAATTGGTAACGACCTGAAGGTACTGAGGCAGATAGCCGAACGCTTGCAGGATACCATTGCTGCCATTCCTGCAACAAGGGATGTACGCATTTTGCAGCGCATTGACCAGCCGACCAAGGATATTGACATTGACCGGATAAAGGCAGCGGAATTGGGTGTGGAGCCGGTGGATGCCATCAAGAACATTGTTTCTGCACTCAACTCATCGGCCACCTTCGATAAGGCATTCTGGATTGATGAGCGCAACGGCAACCACTATTATGTAGGGGTTACTTATCCTGAATACCTGATTAACGATGAGCATGTGCTAAGCAATGTAACCGCAAGCAGTAAGACCCATGACAAGCCCGTACCGTTCCGAAACTTTTCCAAGATCAGTGAATCTACAAATCCCGTTGAAATAAACCATTACAACCTTCAAAGGGCGTTTAATGTGTATGCCAGTGTTGAAGGGACAGACATAGGCGCTGTTTCTGATGAGATACAAAGGCGGATAGATGCAATGGAATTTCCAAGGGGGTATAAAGTGAATTTCAGCGGTGAGGTGGCTACGATGAAAAGCTCGTTCGCTGACTTGGGGCTTGGTTTGGGACTTGCAGTTATATTGGCCTTTCTCATTATTATGCCCCTGTTCCGCTCATTCCGGCAGCCGCTCATTATCATCATGGCCTTTCCGCTTGGGATTATTGGGGTCGCCTTGCTAATGTGGGCAACGAATACCTACCTGAATATACAATCCCTGATGGGGATTATCATGATGGTAGGGATTGCCGTTTCTTACGGGAACATCCTGATTGACCGCATTAACACATTGTTCAAGGAAGGCAAAGCAAAAATCGAAGCGATCGTTAGCGGAGCTACTGACAGGTTTCGTCCTGTGCTGATGACAGCCGGAACAACCATTTTCGGGTTGCTTCCTACGGCTATGGCTACCAGTGCAGGGTCTGAATCCAACGTGCCATTGGCTATTGCCGTGATTGGCGGTACCTTTATGGCAACGCTGCTAACTCTTTACATTATCCCAATCTTATATTTACTCATTGCTAAAACTAAAAATAATTAA
- a CDS encoding TolC family protein, protein MKSSYKNIMFGLLLLFAANTVTAQDNTQAINLETVLKLAGADNLVIQQYQQRYELALADRAKAREWYLPTIYGGATTHYLTGAAMNADGRFYQDVERNNLWGGLGLFAEWDISKGLYGSLAAKQKVKAAMHRSTAERNQAILQAVHTYYDLQVEQMKYVAFNKLVSQADTIVQQIRIQVEVGILFKTELLLAKSNYNHLKIAALQSKIDFEKKSALLVNLLNIEEDVVLVSADTAIVPVKMVEDIPDSSQDIYTKRPEYRSLQLGLRSIQTERKMTTTGLLMPKVRLGAYGSSFGSLDSGFVPTNELNLSLLWQIPTGRLLYRGDLRQFNARVMLQENSIEQLKNQVRQEVTEAKSRLRSATEQMEIAEESLQLSAEALSQSIQRQKLGTVIPFEVFQAQEFYMKAQIDYLQAISSHNKAQYSLYIAMGNNL, encoded by the coding sequence ATGAAAAGCAGCTATAAAAATATAATGTTCGGATTGTTGTTGCTATTTGCAGCTAACACCGTAACCGCACAAGACAATACGCAGGCCATCAATTTAGAAACCGTGCTGAAATTAGCGGGCGCTGACAACCTGGTTATTCAGCAATACCAACAGAGGTATGAATTGGCCCTTGCCGATAGAGCCAAAGCAAGGGAATGGTATTTGCCTACGATCTACGGAGGTGCAACCACCCATTACCTGACCGGCGCTGCCATGAATGCAGACGGCCGTTTTTACCAGGATGTTGAGCGTAATAATCTTTGGGGTGGTCTTGGCCTTTTTGCAGAATGGGATATTAGCAAGGGGCTTTATGGTTCTCTTGCTGCCAAACAAAAAGTAAAGGCGGCAATGCACCGTAGTACAGCTGAAAGAAACCAGGCGATTTTACAAGCGGTGCATACCTATTATGACTTACAGGTAGAGCAAATGAAATATGTTGCGTTTAACAAATTGGTTAGCCAGGCAGACACCATAGTTCAGCAAATAAGAATCCAGGTTGAAGTTGGCATACTTTTTAAAACGGAATTGCTATTGGCAAAAAGCAATTACAATCACCTGAAGATCGCTGCATTACAATCTAAAATTGATTTTGAAAAAAAATCTGCCCTTTTGGTGAATTTGCTCAATATTGAAGAGGATGTAGTGTTGGTAAGCGCTGATACCGCCATTGTTCCGGTGAAGATGGTTGAAGATATTCCGGACAGTTCCCAGGACATCTATACAAAAAGACCCGAATATAGGAGCTTGCAGTTAGGTTTGAGATCTATTCAAACCGAAAGAAAAATGACAACTACAGGCTTGCTGATGCCAAAAGTCAGACTTGGCGCTTACGGATCCTCCTTTGGGTCATTAGATTCAGGGTTTGTTCCAACCAATGAGCTTAACTTGTCTTTACTTTGGCAAATCCCAACCGGTAGATTACTATACAGAGGAGATTTGAGGCAATTTAATGCCAGAGTGATGCTGCAGGAAAACAGCATTGAACAGCTTAAAAACCAGGTACGGCAGGAAGTTACAGAAGCCAAATCACGACTGAGATCAGCAACAGAGCAGATGGAAATTGCCGAAGAATCCCTGCAATTATCTGCAGAAGCGCTAAGCCAAAGTATTCAAAGGCAAAAATTAGGCACCGTAATACCTTTTGAAGTATTCCAGGCACAGGAGTTTTATATGAAAGCACAAATAGATTACCTGCAGGCGATCAGCAGCCATAATAAGGCACAATATAGTTTATATATAGCGATGGGGAATAACCTGTAA